The nucleotide window CACAGCTAGACACTACACACCCTGTCCTGTGTCCAATACTGTATTATCACCACAACCGTGGGCAGTCTCTACTGTGTAGTGAGTgtactctctcctgcccccccacagGCAGGACATGGAACAGCAGCTGGGCTCGCTCATCCTAGCCACGGACATCAGTCGTCAAAACGAGTTCCTCACAACGTTCAGAGAACATCTGGACAACCAGGACCTCAACCTGGAACATGCAGAGCACAGGCACTTCATGCTGCAGGTAGGCTAATACACACACGCttattgttttcttttctttgtggtattttttttcttctattgaTTTCGTTTTTGGTTCGGACCTCCTGATCATCGTCCTCtccgtcttctctctcttctcgtatctctctggtctctctctctgtctcagtcgttccttctctctcctcgtcctcccttcacctctgtGGTGTTTATCATTCCCGTGTCCGTCGTGGCCggcccgtcctccctccctccctcagcgcCGCCTCTCCTTCTGTCGTTCTAGGTTGTCCTGACAGGACTTCTGTCTTAGTCTCTGTTGCAGAATCCCCTGTTCTGTCTTTCAACGAGACCCTGATGCTCAACTCCTCCAAACTGTCTTTGTACGGAATGCGATTGGCTCCTCTGGAACCAATCTAGAAAAAGTCCCTGACAACAATGATAGAATGTTTCCCGTTGCATAATTCTCTGTAGTTGCTAGCAGCCTCTTTGTGGTTCAAcatcaagcagacagacagatttcAAGATATATCAGTTCATGGCACATTTTCTATTTTAAGCAGTGCCACAGTTGGGCTTAATTGAGGCGAGGAATGGCTATGACGTTGGTCCAAAGTAGTGCCTATGATAACGTTGGTGTATTTATACAATAACAAACTTCCCGTGCGATGAACAGAACACTTGCCCCAGAGCAGGGGCTCCGAATCGCACCTTGCATCTCACTGCAATAATAAACATAGTGGGTTCCCATGACAACCCAGCCGAAAATGTCAAACACAACTTGATTAGAATGTGTTGGACATTTTcactgcttaacccttgtgctgccttcgggtcacaatgacccgaaggttcacaacgacccatcgttgtgctgcgacaactttacccaatacaaaaacaaataaaaagcttctttttttttacctttgcgCTGTGGGGGGtcgtgagacagcccgacggttaaaagaaaatgcttaactttatttttgtatgaggtaaagatGTTGCAATACgtgggggtcacaatgactgaagggtcacaattgacccgaagataacacaagggttaaccctaGAGGCACTTTTAAGGGCAAGTgtaaaaaaactatttttgtACTTCATTCTGAACAGGAAATATTACAGCTTAAATGCTTACTGTCCTATGAATATTccattaagaaaaaaaaacacatgtgCCCTTTCTCCTATTTTATAGGCGTACTTACCAGTACAATGTATTTTTTCCAACAGCTGTCTACCAGGATATTGCACTCTTATACCAAGGCAGTAGCTGATGATGTCATTAAATCAGTGGCATTGCCTTAAGACAGCATTGCCTACAGATCCACCTCTGACATCTTCAACACACTTCCAGTTCCAGTAGAGTCTGTGAAGCAGCACTTCACAAAACCTCCCCTCCGAGCAAATGAAATCCAAATGTCATAACCTAATCAAACCCATAATGTTTCCACGGTAACCACTATTCCACCGAATGAAATTGAATCACTCCATGGTTTTGGATACTGTAAATATGTCCTGCcagtaccagctcctccccgAGCCAGATGCGTCCAGAGTTTAAGCATGAAAGGTGGGGTGCGCTTGGCCAGAGTTTTAAGCATGAAAGGTGGGTGTCTTTGGCCAGAGTTTGTAAACTGACATACCAATGGGCCTATCATACTGGACAGCTTCACGATGGAACATCCCGTTCTAATTCTCTCAACACCGAAGAAACCAGGGTTGTTTCTGCTGTCACTTGGCAGGCACTGCGAGTTCCTCACGTGTAAACACAGCATTCCAGGATGACTGATTTACTCAGGTTTGATTAGCGCTTCACGGGCAGTTAAACAAACGTTGGAAGAAACTCTTTTTTTTCTGGGATATGCCGTGCTCTAACTGTGATACCTCTCTACctaccttgtctctctcctgtctccttccctcccctctccggcCCCGGacgcccctctctccttccttcccctctctggccccggacgcccctctctcctccagattGCTCTGAAGTGCGCCGACATCTGCAACCCGTGCCGGGCGTGGGAGCTGAGTCGGCAGTGGAGCGAGCGGGTGTGTGAGGAGTTCTACCgacagggtgagtgtgtctggACTGGGCTCTGATGCCACCAGGGGCCACAGGAAATAGTCCCACAAACAGGAAGAAAGCATTTCCTGTTGGGAGCCTATGATTGGTCACGTACCAAGGgggttgaacacacacacacacacagagatagagcagttttcttttttattaCCGTTAACATTTGACTTGACAGGTGACTTGGAGAGGAAGTTTGACCTGGAGATAAGCCCTTTATGTAACCAGCAGTCCGACTCTGTCCCTGCCATACAGATAGGTGagccatacacccacacattctgtctctctctcttcatctctctctctccatctctctctctcctaatttctctctctccatctctcgctaACATCTGCCCCCCGTGCCCCAGGCTTCATATCCTACATCGTGGAGCCCCTGTTTGAGGAGTGGCAGCGCTTCACGGAGCCCAGCCTCCTCACCCAGAGCATGATGGGACACCTGCACAAGAACAAAGCCCGCTGGGGCGGACTGCGCCTCAGCGTGCCGCCCGACTGCCCCCTCGCCACGGAGGGGAGCCACGCccactcccccccactcccagaGGAGGAACCCGGGGTGCAgagaggggtaggagaaggggaggatatCCCATAATAAAGGACCCGgcctctctgcttcctctgctgTCCCAATAGAGGAGTACTTATTCCACCCCCTTTGTTCCTGCCTcgtccctctcccaccctccatgCAGGCTTCGGCGATGGGAGAAGTGGACGCGTCGCTATagcgcccaccccccccccccccccctctcttcctccccccccccctccccctctcagggTGGAGAGTTGCGGTGCTGCGGCCGAGTGGAAGTACCAACGAGTAAGACGCAGAGAACTGCAGATAGACGGGCTTTCAAAGTACGGCTGACTTGACACATTTTTCTCTGTTGGATTGGAATGGATTGGAAAGGGCGGATCAAGGGTGATCTAGGTGAATTAGGGTTTTTTGTGCTTTGGATGAGGAAAAGTTGGCACGTCTTGAAGTCAATGCTTGTCTTCCCACGATGCCGTACTGTGAAGATGGACTGTCAAGAGCATCAACTGATGAGGTCAGAATGAAAGTCCAACCAACAAGTCAGATGGACCGCACTGGCGCTGAAGACAATAATTATATGAAAGTAGATATAGAAATAACAGTTATATGAGAATATTTACTACAAGCTTTCTAATTGCTCTTACACTGAAAACTCTTTTCACTTCATTTTTTGTACAGTTGAATTTACACAGATTTTCACGAAAGTGCATTTTTAATCTGGCTCATAATTAAGACATTAAACCAATATGTGTAATACCTTAAAAGGCCAAGGGGAAGGGAGGACTTTGTGGAGCCGTGCTGGGGTTTCTGTTGGCGAGGGCTGAAGTCATAGAACCCCTGAACACTGTTGTATATTAATCCACTGGGTCATATGCCGAAACCTCAGAGCTACATTTCTAACACAGGCTCTGTGTGAGATTCTCTCTCTATAGATGTAAAATTTCTACGAACTTTCACTTACTTAGTAAACTGAACTTACACGCAACCTCAACTTTTAAAGCTTACAAAGCCTTAATTTTTCTCTTGGACAACTTAACAGTGTGCTTCTTATTAACAGCATCTTCACAACCCTGCTGTTTTCAGATTGTCTTTTTTTCGTTTTTACTAATGCGTTTAATGGTGTTTACTTCTCACGTCTTCTCTTAATATATGCACTGTAAACCTTTTGATGTTTATGTATGAACTTTGACCTCAAGGTCAGTGACTCACATTCCATAAACGTTGCTTCTTGGTTCCCTGGAGAACAGTATATTCCTCAATGCCATGTGACGTCTTTAGTGTCGCTCAGCTGCATCTTCAGTTACATACCTTTAGGAGGGTCACGTACTTTATATGGCTATACATGTGCCATAATGATCTTTATGTATatctgtttttgtggctataGTGTTCAACATTTATAGATGTTTTAACAATTACATGTATTCCTGGTAGTGTGTATAGATGATTTACTTCATATAATGTTATCAATGAGGCTAAGGACAGGTTTTATGGCTCAAAGTGCAccttcagagacacacacacattgaaatagGCCATAGAAGGGTATTTTAACGGTATCATTCCACTAGGAATgcaattcacaaatgtaaagtTTCATAAACTTCTAACGCTCACAATGAAATGCATCAGCTTTTTATAAGGTTaacattgtaaatgtaatgatcTTTTTTGACTTATACATTTATATTACATTTAATTCTACATCATATATAGTCTATAAAAATGATTTGACCAAATCTTGTATGATCACATTTGTGCAATTTTCTAGCACTTTCTATAAACTTGTATGGTTTACTGACACCCACTTCTTTACACCGGCCTGAAGGATAGTATCTAAGTAGCCTGCAGTTGTATTCATGTCAGCTGGTGACTTTATATGAAGCAGCCAGTTATGTAGCGCAATACTGAGAGAAATACAGGCCATCTCAGAACCACCTGTCTAGGATCAAACTACCTAAACACTTACCTGCacacaccaatgattaaacctcTACTGGCACAGACACTTGATGTTTCACAACAAAGTGGCTATTTCCATTCAATTTACAGAATGACACTTAAATGTCAGTCTGGCAGCTTTGAAATAGTTCCTGTGTTTTTGGCCCAACAAATTCATGTACAGCCTGTTGTAACGCTACCATGTCGTCACGGCAACTCTTGATCATCTGGGCCTGCTTCTCCAGCCATCAGCCTATGAGCACTGTGATCAATAAAGCTACTGTTctttttattttaataaaatTGTTTTGGATCCCAGCTTGTGTCAAATCATCTATCCACCTAAGACGGCTGCAGTCAACTTCTTTTAGGACCAACTGGTCAACTTACCCAGTTACTGTCCAAGCAGTAACTTAATCGACAATACAAATGAACCAACATCAGGTGCTTCGGTAAGCACTCACAGTGGTATATAGGGTTTCCTTTTGAGTCCTGGCCTTCGGAAAGCAGTTTTACCATCTGCTACAGTCACTGAGAAAACCTTAAGAAAGAGAGGACTGGGAAATATCTGAGTGGAAGTAAGAGATACTAAGTTGAGCTTGAAAACAGCTGCAGTCTTTCCGTGTAtaatgcacacacagaccaacaccaGCCTGGGAATCCTCACAGTCTGCCAAGACAAACCACACCACTTGAATCCTCACGAGGAAAAAGGGCTGGAGTAAGTGAAAATATCATGTATATTGACaacacagtgtaaatgcatacaGTCCTGGTCTTCCAACTCAGCTCGACAACTACTGGACAGACGAATTGTGTTCCACATGCACGGGTACAGCCAGAGCAATGTCACGCAAAGCAGCAAAGTCAAAACGTAGGAAAACAAGACAGGTTGCATAGAGAAAAACCTGCATTTAGGTATCACAGCCCCAGTTCCTCACCTTGTTTACGATGATAGGGTTAACGTTACATTCAAGACCTAAGAAAGATCATGGCAGGTTTAAGCAGTCGAAAGCTGCTTAACACCCTTGCATCATTATTAAATATTTCCCCGAAGATTTTCATTAAATAAAATGTGCACAGATAACAGGACATCATTTGCCACCTACGCAAACACATGGCATGGTGAAActgtacaacaacaaaaaataacatTCAATTTACAGTACAAAAGAAAATCTTACATACAGCTAAATTAACATTGAAATGACTGCATGGGAGAACTACATTCAACACCTCTGGCAGaaaccaacaacaaaaacaatgccATACGAAACACAACAGAAAAAAAGCAGGTCGATTGTAAACTCCCAAATAAAAATATaccattgaataaaaaaaaaagaacagagTCAGCAGTTGCAGTAGTTGATGTAGGCACGTCAGCTGGCGATGTAATTGGCTGCTGGTAAATAGTTGACCTTTGGGGCCTGAGGTGGTTTTAAGAGGTCACAGTTAACCTGAGGTGATCAAGAGGTAACCCTTCACCGGTGGAGTCGTCCTTGGCTACGCCTGGAAAGCAGGGGAACCTGAAACACAACGACAGGCTTCTCTCACATTTCTGCCTCATAAACTCTGTGAAAAGCATGGAGGCTAAGCCAATATTAGAGAAATAGCACCACCTTCTGGTTGATTTATGGCACGAGTGAGATTTAATATTTACTACCAAACTACACTGTAACTCTTAATTTACAGACCCATTGaattattggtgtgtgtgtgtgtgtgtgtgtgtgtgtaacagcagGACTCACAGGGAGCACCTCTGGGCTGCCAAACGGTGACAGCTCCGCCGAACGGTTTTCCTTGTCATTCGAGTCGTCGTGGCGACGGTAGGCAAACTTTTTCCTCAGCGCCTCGGCAATCAGCGCCGCTGGATCGTTCAGCAGAGCCGAACCTCTGCTCTGTCGCTTCCTCATTGGTGTTCCCCCCGGTGACCTGAGGGGGTTGAAATTAGATTTTAGACGTTGACCGAGCAAGGCCTAAAAGAGGGCATTCTCATTTCCAAGCTCATTACAGTCACAGAAGACATGAACACATCATGGCATTTCTTGACTCCATGCCTACCTCTCCACTGTGGTGCGCAGTTTGACCTGGTTCAAGTTTTTGAGCACATCCAGCATTGACGGAACCCCTTGGTCCTGAGGATGCGGTTGCCCCTGGGTGGAGCCCTTAACCTGGGCGCTGGGCTTGCTCGCCTCCCTGCGCTGCCGGATGAGGTCCAGAGTGGACGGGGCGACCGCAGGGGAGTTggacggggggggaggaggaggtgggggaggaggtgggggaggaggtgggagagcgcagcgaggggtggaggtgagcatCGGAGGAGACATCAGGGATTCGGGTGTGCCCGGAACATtctgtgtggggggtggagctTGAAGGCAAAGGCCAAAAGACGAAATAGAAGGAAAACAGAAAGGATGGCCAAGAGATTAGGACGTTTTTATCTTACAAGAGCTACGATGACTTATAACAACATCTAAATGAGGAGACCTTCCTATTTTCTTTGTCCGGGTGCAGGAGAGACAAGATGTAAAGAATATTACCTGTGGGTGGTGCTGCCAATACAATCATGGCTATCTGGGCCCGGAGCTTGAGCAACTCGTCTTCCAGGACGGTGATCTTCCTCAGGGCCTCTGGGTCTGACCTTTGCCCCGTTATAGGGCCTCTGTTGTGGGGTTGTGAGGGCACTAGCCCCTGATGTCCAACCTTTTCTCCTGGAGGTTCCAGCACCATCTCAACTCGCCCACTCACAGAACTTTGCTTACATGGATGCACGTAATTCCTGGAGGTAGGATACACAGACAAAGCAGATCAGAAATAATACCCATGGACAAAACGCAGAAGTGCAgcagggaagtctgggtgaaTCCTTACCTGATCTTCGCAAAACTGTCCCCCTCATCTTCCGCCACCCACAACACATCGGCCAATGAAGGGATAGCAGGTGTGTCCATGGTGACATCAACATAACCATGCGGTCTGTAGCTATGAAGAGGGATCTGtacaaaaaaaatacatgttacaAAGGGTGAATTCTTAACTATTCCCATAGGTAAACAACATATGAAATTCATTTGGCTGCACATAACATGTGTCTTTATGGTACTCCTGCTTTAAATACCTTGAACAAATCAAGGTATTTAAAAGTTGTTTGTACCTGGAAGTGGACACGAGGTGAGGGTGTAAGTGGAAGGTTGCTGCCTATCATGCGCACAACGCTGCGGTACTGTCCACACAACTGGCTTTCCCATACTGGAACCAGCTAAACTCAGACaagagaggagaaacaggacAGAATTGTAACAAGTATGCATAGACAGCCCCCCCAAATCAGCCTCACACAATGCCATATCCATGACAGTAAAATATTGTGAACAGAATGTTTTGGGAAATACATCAATACGCATCTGTCCTATGAACTTGAGTAACGGAC belongs to Osmerus eperlanus chromosome 8, fOsmEpe2.1, whole genome shotgun sequence and includes:
- the mtfr2 gene encoding mitochondrial fission regulator 2, whose protein sequence is MSLLEDVLHLLRSVLEYFGVPPDMLVPVWESQLCGQYRSVVRMIGSNLPLTPSPRVHFQIPLHSYRPHGYVDVTMDTPAIPSLADVLWVAEDEGDSFAKIRNYVHPCKQSSVSGRVEMVLEPPGEKVGHQGLVPSQPHNRGPITGQRSDPEALRKITVLEDELLKLRAQIAMIVLAAPPTAPPPTQNVPGTPESLMSPPMLTSTPRCALPPPPPPPPPPPPPPPSNSPAVAPSTLDLIRQRREASKPSAQVKGSTQGQPHPQDQGVPSMLDVLKNLNQVKLRTTVERSPGGTPMRKRQSRGSALLNDPAALIAEALRKKFAYRRHDDSNDKENRSAELSPFGSPEVLPVPLLSRRSQGRLHR